The following proteins are encoded in a genomic region of Oryctolagus cuniculus chromosome 13, mOryCun1.1, whole genome shotgun sequence:
- the NCF2 gene encoding neutrophil cytosol factor 2, with amino-acid sequence MSLAEAISLWNEGVLAADREDWRGALAALCAVQDPHARICFNVGCVHAILGDLPEAEKAFTKSISKDRHLAVAYFQRGMLHHRTERYDSAIKDLKEALTQLRGNQLIDYKILGLQFKLFACEVLYNIALMYAKKKEWKKAEEQLALALSMKSEPRHSKVDKAMECVWKQELYEPVVIPVGRLFRPNERQVAQLAKKDYLGKATVVASVVDQDSFSGFAPLQPQAAEPPPRPKTPEIFQALEGEAHRVLFGFVPETPEELQVMPGNIVFVLKKGSDNWATVMFNGQKGLVPCNYLEPVELRIHPQQQPQEDTSLEPRVPAPPSASAPRRPQPSAGQRQKEEPQEATRGVPVPYTLKVHYKFTVLLDTQPQLPYSQLRDAVARKLELAPEHTKLSYRPRAGPELAPLSEASMADAWSHVDGSCLTLWCENSVGDQGFPEEPDESELSKADDRTTGPKIREGSHVVARFRYEASQPEDLELREGDVVLVLSEVNEEWLEGECRGQAGIFPRAFVEEHAPAQLQGTPSAGAGQGALSASETPPSSLM; translated from the exons ATGTCCCTGGCGGAGGCCATCAGCCTCTGGAATGAGGGGGTGCTGGCGGCTGACCGGGAGGACTGGAGGGGGGCCCTGGCCGCCCTCTGCGCAGTCCAGGACCCGCACGCCCGGATCTGCTTCAACGTGGGCTGCGTGCACGCCATCCTGGGAGACCTGCCTGAGGCAGAGAAG GCCTTTACCAAGAGCATCAGCAAGGACAGGCACCTGGCCGTGGCCTACTTCCAGCGGGGGATGCTGCACCACCGCACGGAGAG ATACGACTCTGCGATTAAGGACCTGAAGGAGGCCTTGACTCAGCTGCGGGGGAACCAGCTGATTGACTACAAGATCCTGGGCCTGCAGTTCAAGCTGTTTGCCTGCGAG gtgtTATATAACATCGCTTTGATGTACGCCAAGAAGAAGGAATGGAAAAAGGCGGAAGAGCAgctggcgctggccctgagcATGAAGTCCGAGCCCCGCCACTCCAAAGTGGACAAGGCCATGGAGTGTGTCTGG AAGCAGGAGCTGTATGAGCCCGTGGTGATCCCCGTGGGCAGGCTGTTCCGGCCGAATGAGCGGCAGGTGGCGCAGTTGGCCAAGAAGGACTACCTGGGCAAGGCGACG GTCGTGGCGTCCGTGGTGGACCAAGACAGCTTCTCGGGGTTCGCTCCTCTGCAGCCTCAG GCAGCTGAGCCTCCGCCCAGACCCAAAACCCCGGAGATCTTCCA ggcgctggaaggggaggccCACCGTGTGCTGTTCGGCTTTGTGCCGGAGACGCCGGAGGAGCTCCAGGTCATGCCGGGAAACATCGTCTTTGTCTTGAAGAAGGGCAGCGACAACTGGGCCACGGTCATGTTCAACGGCCAG AAGGGGCTCGTTCCCTGCAACTACCTCGAACCCGTGGAGCTGCGGATCCACcctcagcagcagccccag gagGACACCTCCCTGGAGCCCCGTGTCCCAGCGCCTCCCAGTGCCAGCGCCCCCAGGAGACCCCAGCCGTCAGCAG GTCAGAGACAAAAGGAAGAGCCCCAG gaagcCACGCGTGGCGTCCCCGTGCCCTACACGCTCAAGGTGCACTACAAGTTCACGGTGCTCCTGGACACTCAGCCCCAGCTCCCCTACAGCCAGCTCCGGGACGCCGTGgccaggaaactggagctggcgCCGGAACACACGAAGCTGAG CTACCGGCCTCGGGCCGGCCCCGAGCTGGCGCCCCTGTCGGAGGCCAGCATGGCAGACGCCTGGAGCCACGTGGACGGCAGCTGCCTGACCCTGTGGTGTGAGAACTCAGTG GGTGACCAAGGCTTTCCAGAGGAGCCCGACGAGAGCGAGCTCTCCAAGGCTGACGACCGGACCACGGGGCCGAAGATCCGGGAAGGCAGCCACGTGGTGGCTCGCTTCCGTTACGAGGCCAGCCAGCCGGAGGACCTGGAGCTGCGGGAAGGGGACGTCGTCCTGGTGCTGTCAGAGG TGAACGAAGAATGGCTGGAAGGCGAGTGCAGGGGGCAGGCGGGCATCTTCCCCAGAGCCTTCGTGGAAGAACACGCACCCGCACAGCTGCAGGGCACGCCCAGCGCCGGCGCAGGCCAGGGAGCCCTGTCGGCCTCCGAGACACCGCCCTCCTCCCTGATGTGA
- the NCF2 gene encoding neutrophil cytosol factor 2 isoform X1, with protein MSLAEAISLWNEGVLAADREDWRGALAALCAVQDPHARICFNVGCVHAILGDLPEAEKAFTKSISKDRHLAVAYFQRGMLHHRTERSSSAVRGRPGSRARDPHPPACDLDAGSRYDSAIKDLKEALTQLRGNQLIDYKILGLQFKLFACEVLYNIALMYAKKKEWKKAEEQLALALSMKSEPRHSKVDKAMECVWKQELYEPVVIPVGRLFRPNERQVAQLAKKDYLGKATVVASVVDQDSFSGFAPLQPQAAEPPPRPKTPEIFQALEGEAHRVLFGFVPETPEELQVMPGNIVFVLKKGSDNWATVMFNGQKGLVPCNYLEPVELRIHPQQQPQEDTSLEPRVPAPPSASAPRRPQPSAGQRQKEEPQEATRGVPVPYTLKVHYKFTVLLDTQPQLPYSQLRDAVARKLELAPEHTKLSYRPRAGPELAPLSEASMADAWSHVDGSCLTLWCENSVGDQGFPEEPDESELSKADDRTTGPKIREGSHVVARFRYEASQPEDLELREGDVVLVLSEVNEEWLEGECRGQAGIFPRAFVEEHAPAQLQGTPSAGAGQGALSASETPPSSLM; from the exons ATGTCCCTGGCGGAGGCCATCAGCCTCTGGAATGAGGGGGTGCTGGCGGCTGACCGGGAGGACTGGAGGGGGGCCCTGGCCGCCCTCTGCGCAGTCCAGGACCCGCACGCCCGGATCTGCTTCAACGTGGGCTGCGTGCACGCCATCCTGGGAGACCTGCCTGAGGCAGAGAAG GCCTTTACCAAGAGCATCAGCAAGGACAGGCACCTGGCCGTGGCCTACTTCCAGCGGGGGATGCTGCACCACCGCACGGAGAG AAGCTCCAGTGCAGTGAGAGGGAGGCCCGGCTCCCGTGCCCGGGATCCTCACCCTCCGGCCTGTGACCTGGACGCgggaagcag ATACGACTCTGCGATTAAGGACCTGAAGGAGGCCTTGACTCAGCTGCGGGGGAACCAGCTGATTGACTACAAGATCCTGGGCCTGCAGTTCAAGCTGTTTGCCTGCGAG gtgtTATATAACATCGCTTTGATGTACGCCAAGAAGAAGGAATGGAAAAAGGCGGAAGAGCAgctggcgctggccctgagcATGAAGTCCGAGCCCCGCCACTCCAAAGTGGACAAGGCCATGGAGTGTGTCTGG AAGCAGGAGCTGTATGAGCCCGTGGTGATCCCCGTGGGCAGGCTGTTCCGGCCGAATGAGCGGCAGGTGGCGCAGTTGGCCAAGAAGGACTACCTGGGCAAGGCGACG GTCGTGGCGTCCGTGGTGGACCAAGACAGCTTCTCGGGGTTCGCTCCTCTGCAGCCTCAG GCAGCTGAGCCTCCGCCCAGACCCAAAACCCCGGAGATCTTCCA ggcgctggaaggggaggccCACCGTGTGCTGTTCGGCTTTGTGCCGGAGACGCCGGAGGAGCTCCAGGTCATGCCGGGAAACATCGTCTTTGTCTTGAAGAAGGGCAGCGACAACTGGGCCACGGTCATGTTCAACGGCCAG AAGGGGCTCGTTCCCTGCAACTACCTCGAACCCGTGGAGCTGCGGATCCACcctcagcagcagccccag gagGACACCTCCCTGGAGCCCCGTGTCCCAGCGCCTCCCAGTGCCAGCGCCCCCAGGAGACCCCAGCCGTCAGCAG GTCAGAGACAAAAGGAAGAGCCCCAG gaagcCACGCGTGGCGTCCCCGTGCCCTACACGCTCAAGGTGCACTACAAGTTCACGGTGCTCCTGGACACTCAGCCCCAGCTCCCCTACAGCCAGCTCCGGGACGCCGTGgccaggaaactggagctggcgCCGGAACACACGAAGCTGAG CTACCGGCCTCGGGCCGGCCCCGAGCTGGCGCCCCTGTCGGAGGCCAGCATGGCAGACGCCTGGAGCCACGTGGACGGCAGCTGCCTGACCCTGTGGTGTGAGAACTCAGTG GGTGACCAAGGCTTTCCAGAGGAGCCCGACGAGAGCGAGCTCTCCAAGGCTGACGACCGGACCACGGGGCCGAAGATCCGGGAAGGCAGCCACGTGGTGGCTCGCTTCCGTTACGAGGCCAGCCAGCCGGAGGACCTGGAGCTGCGGGAAGGGGACGTCGTCCTGGTGCTGTCAGAGG TGAACGAAGAATGGCTGGAAGGCGAGTGCAGGGGGCAGGCGGGCATCTTCCCCAGAGCCTTCGTGGAAGAACACGCACCCGCACAGCTGCAGGGCACGCCCAGCGCCGGCGCAGGCCAGGGAGCCCTGTCGGCCTCCGAGACACCGCCCTCCTCCCTGATGTGA